One genomic segment of Amycolatopsis sp. WQ 127309 includes these proteins:
- a CDS encoding tryptophan dimethylallyltransferase family protein, which yields MLSETAGRSGETAARDVELATSLMGNWVNEPVSRLDDHHSFAANDGSPVEFSFAMNRSEVEPRVCFESLDRSSGAPHGLTQHHFVRQLDDVLAVDVSRLRLVEDLFAPGPAGGLFSMLCATAFRADGDPLFKVYLNPATAGEPRQAVGEAMARLGLGAQWAFLEKQLGAGRSPHQEIAFFALDLGASPEARVKLYLRHTGCGPAEFERAAGLAEDYQPDLFTKILGRLYGDAAAGLRKAPMTCLAFQGNRPQPTSATLYCPLDPNLADDAEANARIVDLLEMSGIASDRFDTVSTAISGSHPAGAHRLSWLGYKQPSDPIVTVYAALDGSGQPS from the coding sequence GTGTTGTCCGAAACCGCCGGCCGGTCGGGCGAGACCGCCGCGCGTGACGTCGAGCTCGCGACGTCGCTGATGGGGAACTGGGTGAACGAGCCCGTCTCGCGGCTCGACGACCACCATTCCTTCGCGGCGAACGACGGATCGCCGGTGGAGTTTTCCTTCGCCATGAACCGATCCGAAGTGGAACCACGAGTGTGCTTCGAATCGCTCGACCGCTCCTCGGGTGCGCCTCACGGCCTGACGCAGCATCACTTCGTGCGGCAGCTGGACGATGTGCTGGCCGTCGACGTCAGCAGGCTTCGCCTCGTGGAGGACCTCTTCGCTCCCGGTCCGGCAGGCGGGCTGTTCTCGATGTTGTGCGCGACGGCGTTCCGGGCGGACGGCGATCCGCTGTTCAAGGTGTACCTGAACCCGGCCACGGCCGGAGAACCCCGGCAGGCCGTGGGAGAAGCAATGGCCCGCTTGGGGTTGGGCGCGCAGTGGGCGTTTCTCGAGAAGCAACTGGGTGCCGGGCGGTCGCCGCACCAGGAGATCGCGTTCTTCGCGCTTGACCTCGGCGCTTCACCTGAGGCCCGGGTGAAGCTCTACCTCCGGCACACCGGCTGCGGCCCGGCGGAGTTCGAGCGGGCCGCCGGCTTGGCCGAGGACTACCAGCCCGATCTCTTCACCAAGATCCTCGGGCGGCTTTACGGCGACGCCGCGGCCGGCCTGCGCAAGGCACCCATGACTTGCCTGGCGTTTCAGGGCAACCGCCCGCAGCCGACGTCCGCCACGCTCTACTGCCCGCTGGACCCGAACCTCGCCGACGACGCCGAGGCGAACGCGCGGATCGTCGACCTGCTGGAGATGTCGGGTATCGCCTCGGATCGGTTCGATACCGTCAGTACCGCGATCTCGGGGAGCCACCCCGCCGGCGCGCACCGGCTCAGCTGGCTAGGCTACAAGCAGCCGTCGGATCCCATCGTGACGGTCTACGCGGCCCTCGACGGATCGGGGCAACCCTCGTGA
- a CDS encoding alpha/beta fold hydrolase produces the protein MTISRRTFSLGLASGAAGALAAVAAPASAAAAPLPPGANVVLVHGAYADGSCWGELIPLLLRAGVAVTAVQNPLSSLAEDVGATRRALDLQTGPTVLVGHSYGGAVITEAGLHPAVRSLVYLSARAPEAGEDYTALAAGFPTPPANSGLEFHEGFGGLNEAAFLADFANGVPRERARTLYAAQGRIAQTLFAGRTTTAAWHSKPSRYLITTQDRTTAPQLQRFVAQRMGARTMEVPTGHLSFAVRPALVADFILDAVRGLPR, from the coding sequence ATGACGATCAGTCGACGCACCTTTTCCCTGGGTCTGGCCTCCGGCGCCGCGGGCGCACTGGCCGCGGTCGCCGCGCCGGCGTCCGCCGCCGCGGCCCCGCTACCTCCCGGCGCCAACGTGGTCCTCGTGCACGGCGCCTACGCCGACGGCTCCTGCTGGGGCGAACTCATCCCGCTCCTGCTGCGGGCCGGAGTGGCCGTCACCGCGGTGCAGAACCCGTTGTCCTCGCTGGCCGAAGACGTCGGGGCCACCCGGCGGGCCCTCGATCTGCAGACCGGTCCCACCGTGCTGGTCGGGCACTCCTACGGCGGCGCGGTGATCACCGAAGCCGGGCTGCACCCGGCCGTGCGCTCGCTGGTTTACTTGTCCGCGAGGGCCCCGGAGGCCGGCGAGGACTACACCGCGCTCGCGGCCGGGTTCCCCACACCGCCCGCCAACAGCGGACTGGAGTTCCACGAGGGTTTCGGCGGCTTGAACGAGGCGGCTTTCCTGGCCGACTTCGCCAACGGCGTCCCCCGCGAGCGGGCCCGGACGCTGTACGCGGCGCAGGGCCGGATCGCACAGACCCTCTTCGCCGGCCGCACCACCACCGCCGCCTGGCACAGCAAACCGAGCCGCTACCTGATCACCACGCAGGACCGCACCACCGCGCCGCAGCTGCAGCGGTTCGTCGCCCAGCGGATGGGCGCGCGCACAATGGAGGTGCCGACCGGCCACCTGTCGTTCGCGGTGCGCCCGGCCCTGGTGGCGGATTTCATCCTCGACGCGGTGCGCGGCCTGCCGCGCTAG
- the idi gene encoding isopentenyl-diphosphate Delta-isomerase has protein sequence MSEYGETELVVLLDERFAPAGTAPKASVHTTDTPLHLAFSCYIFGPDGRVLLTRRDVGKKTWPGVWTNSVCGHPGPGERMEDAVVRRGRQELGVTLADLRIAVPDFRYRAVDASGIVENEFCPVWTATVDADPRPAPAEVCEWRWVEWMDLLTIVRRTPFLLSPWAQLQVPQLLAAECR, from the coding sequence GTGAGCGAGTACGGCGAGACGGAACTGGTGGTCTTGCTCGACGAGCGGTTCGCTCCGGCCGGCACCGCGCCCAAGGCGAGCGTGCACACCACGGACACGCCGCTGCACCTGGCGTTCTCCTGCTACATCTTCGGTCCCGACGGCCGGGTGCTGCTGACCCGCAGGGACGTCGGCAAGAAGACCTGGCCCGGTGTGTGGACCAATTCCGTGTGCGGTCACCCCGGCCCCGGCGAACGCATGGAAGACGCCGTCGTCCGGCGCGGTCGGCAGGAACTCGGCGTCACACTCGCCGACCTGCGCATCGCCGTACCGGATTTCAGGTACCGAGCGGTCGACGCGAGCGGGATCGTGGAGAACGAATTCTGTCCGGTGTGGACCGCGACGGTCGACGCGGACCCGCGGCCGGCACCGGCCGAGGTGTGCGAATGGCGCTGGGTCGAGTGGATGGACCTGCTGACGATTGTCCGCCGAACCCCGTTTCTGCTCAGTCCGTGGGCCCAGCTGCAGGTCCCGCAGCTGCTCGCGGCCGAATGCCGCTGA